The sequence GGACCCCGCCACTGGCGCTGCGGGCCGGGGTCGACCCGGAACGGCACCCCCGGGTGGCCAGGGCGTTGCGCTACCGGAACGAGCCGGCGGCCTGGACCGACGCGGACGGGCTCGGGGTGCTGGTGCTGGGGCGGGGCCTGGCCGGCCGCCGCGAGGTCGCCTTCGAGGTCGACCCGGCCGCCCGCAACCGCGGCCTCGGCCGCCTCCTGGTCAGGGCCGCCCGCCACCTCACCCCACCCGGCGAGCCGCTGTTCGCGCAGGTCGCCCCCGGCAACGTCGCCTCCCTGCGGGTGGTCGGGGCGGCCGGCTTCCGCCCCGTCGGCGCCGAGGTCCTGTTCCACCGCCCCGGCGCCAGCCCGGGCTAGCCGTCAGATCCGCGGCCCGCGGGGGCGTGCCCGAACGGGCCCAGCCCGGTCATCATCGCCATGGGCCAACGATACCGCCGCTCCGGGCAATTTCGCGTGCCATGGGGCGCCGGGGCTGCTGGAATGGGCCCATGGAGGGCTACCGAGCCGAGACCTACGGTGACCGGATCGCCGAGGTCTACGACACCATGACCGAGAGCATGCCCGACCCGGTGGACTGTGCGGACCGGCTGGCCGAGCTGGCCGGTCCCGGGCCGGCCCTGGAGCTGGGCATCGGCACCGGCCGGGTGGCCCTGCCCCTGGCGGCCAGGGGGGTCGAGGTCCACGGCATCGACGCCTCGGCGGCCATGGTGGAGCGGTTGCGGGCCAAGCCGGGCGGCGCGGCCATCCCCGTCACCATGGGCGACTTCGCCGACCTGGCCGTGGAGGGCAGCTACCGGCTGGTCTACGCGGTCTTCAACACCTTCTTCTCGCTGCTCACCCAGGACGACCAGGTCCGCTGCTTCGAGGCGGTGGCCGGTCACCTGGCCCCGGAGGGCGCCTTCGTCCT comes from Actinomycetota bacterium and encodes:
- a CDS encoding class I SAM-dependent methyltransferase, with the translated sequence MEGYRAETYGDRIAEVYDTMTESMPDPVDCADRLAELAGPGPALELGIGTGRVALPLAARGVEVHGIDASAAMVERLRAKPGGAAIPVTMGDFADLAVEGSYRLVYAVFNTFFSLLTQDDQVRCFEAVAGHLAPEGAFVLELFVPDPTMHPGGQSVRTRHLGLDRARLDLALHDPVAQRVDFHNVLLAAGGIQMLPGAVRYAWPAELDLMARLAGLRLRERWGGWRREPYTASTKGLYVAVYEHAGRPAS
- a CDS encoding GNAT family N-acetyltransferase, whose product is MVHDRLLRLLQDAAAGSPPPADGLVEVWAPPPGAVDAVLAFTAHHVVAARVDPGLVAARLPPGDLEAPMSAAFLGWLGERLGSQPGSLDVVLAAEGLGGTPPLALRAGVDPERHPRVARALRYRNEPAAWTDADGLGVLVLGRGLAGRREVAFEVDPAARNRGLGRLLVRAARHLTPPGEPLFAQVAPGNVASLRVVGAAGFRPVGAEVLFHRPGASPG